Genomic DNA from Nicotiana tabacum cultivar K326 chromosome 21, ASM71507v2, whole genome shotgun sequence:
GCTCCTCCGCCGCCGGCTGGTTATCCGACGGGAGAGTACGGTCATGGAAATTCCTCCGTTCCGGCCAAAACTCAGACCAGGGGCGACGGTTTCTGGAAAGGATGGTAATTTAGTACCCTAATCATAATTATAGCTTTCTTGTTTCTTTGGTATTGATTAATTATTATATAGTTGTTTGCTAGTATAATGTTACAACCAGTTAAAAGATAATGAtaagtgtatatatattaaatccgTAAATCTATATTATATATGCGTATAGGAAATACAGCACAATTATACTTATAAGGTAATTATAGAAAAATTTCTATAATGAGCTTTATTTGTAATATGATAGGAGTAAAAAGAACTAACCTCCTATAATAGGTTTAGCTACATTAGACAGCCAAAAAAGTTTTTTatgaaaaccaaaaaaaaggtTGTTTGGAAAATGATTTCTACTGATTTCAAAATAACTGCTTATCCAAATAAATTCagctaaaaattattttctagataaacttttcaaaattatttttctaaaacatgcctataaggttgTTATTCAAATGCCAAGAGCCACAACCTTAAATCCCATCAAGTGAAATTTTACATAGCTTTTGTTAGGTTACTCAAAGAAAAATCACAGGGCTTTAAAATTTGGGTTTATTTATCGATGATATTGAATTCATTGCTTTCGATTTGAATTatctatatatttatatgtatagttAATAAGATTATTGATTATTCGTTCTAAATCTACGGACTCTAAATTCATCTTAGCAAGAAAATTCATGTGTGAACAAAATTATTGGTATGATGTTGCAGTTTTGCTGcattgtgttgctgctgtgtgttggACGCTTGCTTCTAAGGACTGATAGAAGACTGTTTTACCGAGCTtggatttcttttttctttctttgtttcagTTATATTTTCGGTTTGTTTTGATAAAGAACGTTACTTTTCATTTACTTTCcaagaaaaaacaagaaaatagaaaGATAATTGGTTCAAGTATACTTCATATCTTCATAACAAAATTGAACGAATGCTTTGAAGTAGTGGAGCTGAACCCTGAATCTTGCACATAACATGGTCCTACTAGTATTCCGAATGGAGATAGCGTATTAGATATGGGTTCGGACAGATTTAATATATTTTCCGAAAATCCTATACTTGTATTAGGAAATTacatgtataaatatttaattgggAATTCAATAACCAAAAATGATTATGAATTCAATGACAAGTTCAAAACATAAATTTCAATTGTTAAGAATTACTAATTAATTAGGTGTGTCAAATGGGTAGGATCGGTCAAACTAAACGAGTTGGGTTACATGAACATTCATTTTCGTAGAGAGTAACTTAACTTTATTACTATAAAGTCACTGAATTGAAGGAGAGGCCtgacgtaactggtaaagttgctgtcatgagaccaggaggtcacgggttcgagccgtggaaacagtctcttgcagaaatgcagagtaaaactgcgtacaatagactcttatggtccggcccttccccggaccttgcgcatagcgggagcttagttcACCAGACTGCCCTTTAAAGTCACTAAATTATTTATTGTACGGAAAAGTCACTTAAATATAGGTAAGTAAATAAAAgccaataaattatttttttataataaaaaaatcacTCAACTTTATCCAAGTATCACAAAAAAGATAATAGGAGAAAAACAAggttatttttctaatataataTGTACGCAAAGTTGAGTAATTTTTTGgctatagaaaataatttattgaCTGTCGTGataattaaataaaattgagTATTTTTTTCGTTGCAGAAAATAATTTAAAGACTTCAATacaataaagttaaaattgagtGACCATCCGAAAATTTACCCGGTTAATAAGTGTGGATGTGAGAACTTGTCTCTTTAGGATAACAAGTGGATTTTTGGCCATTACAAGTCCTTATCTAACATTATCTACGAGTACAAATACCTTATCTTATATCatcagaaaaaggaagaaaaagggaaACAAGAAATATATCTAATTTAAGCTCAAgagtgaaaataaaaaaataaaaaaaaagcacAAGAATGGATGCAATTCAACAATTAGGACTTCCAGTACTGGGAATTATAGCAGCAGCAGCTGTTACATTTTATGTAGTCAGCTTTTCAGAGATTAGAGAGGTATTATACTTTTCTTGAACTCTAataacttacttaaaatactctGTGTTTATTAATGTTTCATCTATTTTGGGAAAGTGTAGAAATCATTTAGAGATTTTGAAGATGCAGAAGAATCAGAAAGTGGTGGATTCAAGTATGTTAGCTCTAGAGAGAGAAGAGCCAGAAGAAAAGCTGATAAAACAAAACCCAAATCATGAGTCTTAAAACTAGTACAGTCTAGTGATATTGGTGAGTCTCTCGCAACAATGGAAAtccatattttttttttcacaGTCCACGATGTAATGGAAAtccattttattttcaaatatgatTCTATGTACTCAGCCATATATCCTAATTTTTCTATTGCATTGCCTCTCCCACACACTTAAACTTTTATGTTCCTTTAATTTCAGTTAACCAATTTGGCTGTAAGATTTGTATGAATATGTTGTTTTGTTTGGTATCTCTTTCGTAGTCATTGAGTGAGTTCTAGCCTGAGAGAAGAGTTCAATAAAGCGGAGAGGAATTTTCtaatagcagaaaaagatttcTAGCAGATTTCCATACAGTAAATCATTTGAATTTTCATGCGCATGAAGTCATGTTGCGTAATGTGATCTTGATAGACATTCAGGGGCTTATCCAATATAGTAGTTGCTGGTTcatttgaagtttgaagtttgaactcATAACTTTTAGATTAGACCCGTAATTATCTATATAAATCcattgaaattgttaaaatatTGAATTATGATCGTATAACTCAAACAAGGTGATAGGTTTTGTAGTTGAAACCCGAC
This window encodes:
- the LOC107784188 gene encoding protein CYSTEINE-RICH TRANSMEMBRANE MODULE 4, producing the protein MSNYNNNQSQGTYPPPETACPYPQQTQGAYVAPPPPAGYPTGEYGHGNSSVPAKTQTRGDGFWKGCFAALCCCCVLDACF